A window of the Bacillus sp. A301a_S52 genome harbors these coding sequences:
- a CDS encoding helix-turn-helix transcriptional regulator, whose amino-acid sequence MTMHIGFCGYSHHTKGYSQPKSELSSYLIRLQTEGFCEIVVNNRKMPLKKGGLLLTRPGDLYEITIAGSQNSGDYHLICKGTWIDEWWKRSEKPTFSQINLDEKLLALWRHLIVEERRPSGEEDKELSGYLLKALCLSLERAVHETASLVSRPYPVTRMLRYIEEHATNTFKVEDVAQSADLSVSRAAHLFKSCVGKTIIEYAVDIRLSTAINQMKYTTMTLEHIAENCGFGTYPYFHRVFKKKYGISPGEYRRQE is encoded by the coding sequence ATGACGATGCATATTGGTTTTTGCGGTTATTCCCATCACACAAAAGGTTATTCCCAACCTAAATCCGAATTATCGAGTTATCTTATCCGCTTACAAACAGAAGGATTTTGCGAAATTGTTGTTAATAATAGAAAGATGCCTCTCAAAAAAGGTGGCCTCCTATTAACAAGACCTGGAGATCTTTATGAAATAACAATTGCAGGCAGCCAAAATAGCGGGGACTATCATTTAATATGTAAAGGCACTTGGATCGATGAATGGTGGAAACGTTCTGAGAAACCAACCTTCTCTCAAATTAACTTAGATGAAAAACTGCTTGCATTATGGCGACACCTAATTGTTGAAGAACGTAGACCGTCAGGCGAAGAAGATAAGGAACTCTCTGGATACTTACTAAAAGCACTCTGTTTATCACTCGAACGTGCTGTTCATGAAACAGCCTCATTGGTCAGCCGCCCTTATCCAGTCACACGAATGCTACGATATATTGAAGAGCATGCTACGAACACATTTAAGGTGGAAGATGTAGCACAATCTGCGGATCTGAGTGTCTCTCGAGCTGCCCATCTGTTTAAAAGCTGTGTTGGTAAAACAATCATCGAATATGCTGTAGACATACGGTTATCTACAGCGATTAATCAAATGAAATATACGACGATGACACTGGAGCATATAGCTGAAAACTGTGGTTTTGGCACTTACCCCTATTTTCATAGAGTATTTAAAAAGAAGTATGGGATATCACCTGGAGAATATAGACGCCAGGAATAA
- a CDS encoding alpha-glycosidase — protein sequence MLKEAIYHRPKNNYAYAYDKDTLHIRIRVKKGDATNVYLIYGDPYEWDNGRWINASKPMLLEGSDHLFDYWFIEMKPEFGRCRYGFELHSENERLIYGEGGFFNSIPNDTNFYFCFPFLNEIDVFKAPEWVKNTVWYQIFPERFSNADPKLNPPNTLLWGSKDPSLTDYFGGDFQGIINKIDHLVKLGITGVYFTPIFKAATNHKYDTIDYFEIDPQFGDKKTFKKLVDTCHEHGIKVMLDAVFNHSGFYFSPFQDVLKNQEKSNYVDWFHLRGFPVTPLPEPNYDTFAFTHEMPKLNTENPEVKDYLLRVAKYWIKEFDIDGWRLDVANEVDHQFWREFRSTVKKVKPDAYILGEIWHDAIPWLQGDQFDAVMNYPFTNATLRYIAKGDINAEEFANQITRVLISYPKNANEVAFNLLGSHDTPRILTMCHENKDKLKLLFLFQLSFIGTPSIYYGDEIGLTGENDPDCRKCMVWDEAKQDQELFELVQRLISLRKEHAAFGNSGEFSILETNNETNHMTYSKKNAKETIIITINNSKNSINITIPFDFTNKKPTDLWHNKPLKETSKIELSPYGFSIIQVKNK from the coding sequence TTGTTAAAAGAAGCCATTTACCACAGACCTAAAAATAATTACGCTTATGCATATGATAAGGATACTCTCCATATCCGCATACGTGTAAAAAAAGGGGATGCAACAAATGTATACTTAATTTACGGTGACCCTTATGAATGGGACAATGGTCGTTGGATCAATGCTTCAAAGCCTATGTTATTAGAAGGTTCTGATCACCTATTTGATTATTGGTTTATAGAAATGAAACCAGAATTTGGCCGCTGCCGTTATGGATTTGAATTGCATAGTGAAAATGAACGCTTAATTTATGGTGAAGGGGGATTTTTTAACAGCATTCCAAACGATACAAATTTTTATTTCTGTTTTCCATTTTTAAATGAAATTGACGTATTTAAAGCTCCAGAATGGGTCAAAAACACTGTTTGGTATCAAATTTTTCCTGAAAGATTTTCTAATGCTGATCCTAAGCTTAATCCTCCTAACACATTACTATGGGGCAGCAAAGACCCTTCCCTTACCGATTACTTCGGTGGTGATTTTCAAGGAATTATCAACAAAATTGATCATTTAGTGAAACTTGGTATTACTGGTGTTTACTTCACCCCGATTTTTAAAGCAGCTACGAACCATAAGTATGACACAATTGATTACTTTGAAATTGACCCTCAGTTTGGTGATAAGAAAACATTTAAAAAGCTAGTAGATACTTGTCATGAACATGGAATTAAAGTGATGCTGGACGCTGTTTTCAATCATAGCGGATTTTACTTCTCCCCATTTCAAGATGTTTTAAAAAATCAAGAAAAGTCTAACTACGTTGATTGGTTCCATTTAAGAGGATTTCCTGTTACACCTTTACCTGAACCGAATTACGATACGTTCGCCTTTACCCATGAAATGCCCAAATTAAATACCGAAAATCCTGAAGTAAAAGACTATCTTCTTCGTGTTGCAAAATACTGGATTAAAGAGTTTGATATTGACGGTTGGAGATTAGACGTAGCTAATGAAGTTGACCATCAATTTTGGCGGGAGTTTAGATCTACTGTCAAAAAGGTGAAACCAGATGCTTATATCCTTGGGGAGATATGGCACGATGCTATACCTTGGCTTCAAGGGGATCAGTTTGATGCTGTCATGAACTATCCGTTTACGAATGCTACATTACGCTATATTGCAAAAGGTGACATTAACGCTGAAGAGTTTGCTAATCAAATCACCCGTGTATTAATTAGTTATCCCAAAAATGCAAATGAAGTGGCATTTAATTTACTTGGCAGTCATGATACACCGCGGATTTTAACGATGTGTCATGAAAATAAAGACAAACTTAAGCTTTTGTTCCTCTTTCAGCTTTCTTTTATTGGCACACCTAGTATTTACTATGGAGATGAAATCGGGTTAACCGGTGAAAACGACCCTGATTGTCGAAAATGTATGGTGTGGGACGAAGCTAAACAAGATCAAGAGTTATTTGAGCTAGTTCAGAGATTGATCTCATTAAGAAAAGAACACGCTGCATTTGGTAACAGTGGTGAATTTTCTATATTGGAAACAAACAATGAAACGAACCATATGACGTATAGCAAAAAAAATGCCAAGGAAACAATCATCATTACTATCAATAACTCTAAGAATTCAATTAATATAACGATCCCATTCGATTTCACAAACAAAAAACCAACTGATCTATGGC